Proteins found in one Streptococcus anginosus subsp. whileyi MAS624 genomic segment:
- a CDS encoding PcfB family protein — MINEEIARKTLNMEINAGKVTGKVLLNLLKKLMKEAEKLGGLEKLVNANGNEVKLKDMIKKGQLEEIPVEEAELKELKKELNRYGVKFSVMKNKETGKNSVFFQAKDMKVMEKAFKHALSESEKKTERKESIHKNIEKFKEMAKNSVSKDKIKNKQKEQSL; from the coding sequence TTGATCAATGAAGAAATAGCAAGAAAGACCTTAAATATGGAGATAAATGCTGGTAAAGTTACTGGAAAAGTTCTATTAAACTTATTAAAAAAATTGATGAAAGAAGCAGAGAAACTTGGAGGACTTGAAAAGCTGGTTAATGCTAACGGAAATGAAGTAAAGCTAAAAGATATGATTAAAAAGGGACAGCTTGAAGAAATTCCAGTGGAAGAAGCTGAGCTTAAAGAACTTAAAAAAGAGTTGAATAGATACGGTGTTAAATTTTCAGTGATGAAAAATAAAGAGACAGGTAAAAACTCTGTATTCTTTCAAGCTAAAGATATGAAGGTTATGGAGAAAGCCTTTAAACACGCCCTCTCAGAATCGGAAAAGAAAACGGAAAGGAAAGAGTCCATTCATAAGAATATTGAGAAGTTCAAAGAGATGGCAAAGAACTCTGTTTCAAAGGATAAAATCAAGAATAAACAAAAGGAGCAGAGCCTATGA
- a CDS encoding TetR/AcrR family transcriptional regulator, with amino-acid sequence MKEEKQKVGQIKKKKIREAAKKCFLTKGFQSTTMEDVITEIGMSRGGVYHHYASTNEMLKDLMLDGNDYRNSLINEYLENNRGKDKYQKMGDILVDKSLADTDLMRLYTLLLQAKKYNEDLEKLYQELKLNTTNELNLIAKQLGIKADIFGDGFLVNYINGLILSSEILGARKSYSEHKRYIKDTMINYIVDVEKKN; translated from the coding sequence TTGAAAGAAGAAAAACAAAAAGTAGGACAAATCAAAAAAAAGAAAATTAGAGAAGCTGCAAAAAAATGTTTTTTAACAAAAGGCTTTCAAAGCACAACGATGGAAGATGTTATTACAGAGATAGGTATGAGTAGAGGGGGTGTTTATCATCATTATGCAAGTACAAATGAAATGCTTAAAGACTTAATGCTTGATGGTAATGATTATAGAAATAGCTTGATAAATGAGTATTTGGAAAATAATCGAGGCAAAGATAAATATCAGAAAATGGGTGATATTTTGGTTGATAAGTCACTGGCTGATACAGATTTGATGAGATTATATACGCTCCTTTTACAGGCAAAAAAATATAATGAGGATTTGGAAAAGTTGTATCAAGAATTGAAACTTAATACGACTAATGAGCTGAATTTAATCGCCAAGCAGCTTGGAATTAAAGCAGATATATTTGGTGACGGTTTTTTAGTGAATTATATCAATGGATTGATATTAAGTTCAGAAATTTTAGGTGCGAGAAAGTCTTATAGCGAGCATAAACGATATATAAAAGATACAATGATAAATTATATTGTTGATGTAGAAAAGAAAAATTAA
- a CDS encoding MptD family putative ECF transporter S component codes for MSKRLEVKDLINIGLFSVLGFIFMMIGSFLAMVPVLMPVVPFAQGVLVGPVNMLYSTKIKKRGMIFIQSLLIALIYVAMGHGPWALLTAVIAGIIAEIILKSGEYTNVKKARLAFSIAPLCTLGNWLPIFISRNEYIKQMLEQGYDQEFIDKMLSVMPNWIIVVMAIVGIIGAYIGCSIGMAFLKKHFKKTGMEK; via the coding sequence ATGAGCAAACGATTAGAGGTAAAGGATTTAATCAATATAGGATTATTTTCCGTATTAGGATTCATATTTATGATGATTGGATCATTTTTAGCAATGGTTCCGGTTTTAATGCCGGTTGTCCCATTTGCACAGGGAGTTTTGGTAGGTCCTGTAAATATGCTATATTCTACCAAGATTAAAAAAAGAGGAATGATTTTTATTCAATCATTATTGATTGCATTGATATATGTTGCTATGGGACATGGACCTTGGGCATTATTAACGGCTGTTATCGCCGGTATTATTGCTGAAATAATTTTGAAATCAGGAGAATATACCAATGTAAAGAAAGCAAGATTGGCATTTTCAATTGCTCCTCTTTGCACGTTAGGAAATTGGCTTCCAATTTTTATATCAAGAAATGAATATATTAAGCAAATGTTAGAACAAGGATACGATCAAGAGTTCATTGATAAGATGCTTAGTGTTATGCCAAATTGGATTATTGTTGTAATGGCAATAGTAGGAATTATCGGTGCATATATAGGTTGTAGCATTGGAATGGCATTTCTAAAAAAACACTTCAAAAAAACCGGTATGGAAAAATAA
- a CDS encoding energy-coupling factor transporter transmembrane component T — MIIKLDFRTKLFMTIVLSYVMVLGNIQTKYFVQAILISTIPIILLINAKYIRVAIIGVATLLFVYAADKFLIGLNYNPVVAILLIIVMVIKKILPAFLMGRYTILTSNVGESIYSLKKMKCPDEIAIPLTVMVRFFYAARIDYSHIKKAMRLRGLTLKKLIKSPILLFEYRFVPLLMCLSKAADDLTVSAMTKGLAVNQKRTSISETYMGLMDYIFFSIMVWIIYLYMRGKYA, encoded by the coding sequence ATGATAATCAAACTTGATTTTCGTACAAAACTTTTTATGACGATAGTTCTTTCATATGTGATGGTATTAGGCAATATTCAAACAAAGTATTTCGTGCAAGCCATTTTAATATCCACAATTCCGATAATACTTTTAATTAACGCAAAATATATAAGAGTAGCTATTATTGGAGTGGCTACTCTTTTGTTTGTTTATGCTGCTGATAAATTTCTGATAGGGCTTAATTACAATCCTGTGGTTGCAATTTTATTGATAATAGTGATGGTTATTAAAAAAATTCTCCCCGCATTTTTGATGGGGAGATATACCATACTTACATCAAATGTTGGAGAAAGCATTTACTCATTAAAAAAAATGAAATGTCCTGATGAAATAGCCATTCCCTTGACGGTAATGGTACGTTTCTTTTATGCTGCAAGGATTGATTATAGTCATATAAAAAAAGCTATGCGTTTGAGAGGATTGACGCTTAAAAAGTTAATAAAGAGTCCGATTTTATTATTTGAATATAGATTTGTGCCATTATTGATGTGCCTGTCAAAAGCAGCAGATGATTTGACGGTATCAGCTATGACGAAAGGGTTGGCTGTAAATCAAAAGAGGACAAGTATTAGTGAAACATATATGGGACTTATGGATTATATATTTTTCTCAATAATGGTATGGATAATCTATCTGTATATGAGGGGGAAATATGCTTGA